The following coding sequences are from one Novosphingobium sp. KACC 22771 window:
- the ung gene encoding uracil-DNA glycosylase produces MTASDAVPTSWRPALEPALSTPEARRLGGFLKSEEAAGKVIYPPRGQRLAALALTPLDEVKVVILGQDPYHGPGQAHGLSFSVQKGVRIPPSLVNIYKELKSDVGFVPPDHGDLTGWAKQGVLLLNNALTVEQGQAGSHQKKGWEAITDACVAAVAEGPNPCVFMLWGSHAQKKAARVPGLNSGRHLVLQAPHPSPLSAHNGWFGSRHFSKANDFLVSVGREPVDWAL; encoded by the coding sequence ATGACGGCAAGTGACGCAGTTCCCACAAGTTGGCGCCCGGCTTTGGAGCCTGCGCTCTCCACCCCGGAGGCGCGGCGGCTGGGCGGTTTCCTTAAAAGCGAGGAGGCCGCGGGCAAGGTGATCTATCCCCCGCGCGGGCAAAGGTTGGCCGCTTTGGCGCTCACGCCGCTTGATGAGGTCAAGGTGGTGATTCTGGGGCAGGACCCCTATCACGGCCCCGGTCAGGCCCATGGGCTGAGCTTTTCTGTGCAGAAGGGCGTGCGAATTCCTCCCAGCCTCGTGAACATCTACAAGGAGCTGAAAAGCGATGTCGGCTTTGTTCCCCCCGATCACGGCGATCTGACGGGCTGGGCAAAGCAGGGCGTGCTGCTGCTCAACAATGCCTTGACCGTTGAGCAGGGACAGGCCGGATCGCATCAGAAAAAGGGCTGGGAGGCGATCACGGACGCCTGCGTTGCGGCCGTGGCCGAGGGACCGAACCCTTGCGTCTTCATGCTGTGGGGCAGCCATGCGCAGAAAAAGGCCGCCCGCGTGCCGGGGCTGAACAGCGGGCGCCATCTGGTGCTGCAGGCGCCGCATCCCAGCCCGCTGTCGGCGCATAACGGCTGGTTCGGCAGCCGCCATTTTTCCAAGGCCAATGACTTTTTGGTGTCGGTGGGGCGTGAACCGGTGGATTGGGCATTATAG
- a CDS encoding N-acetylmuramidase domain-containing protein, whose translation MTIIELQKAIGVQPDGLWGNRSRAALLRCFTSQNTGALGEEGMVEFAARLGVSVRQLAAVAKVEAGGSGFDAAGRPKILFERHKFHQFTGGRYSVRPFSNPQPGGYDQSSWDKLLDAIATGEVDAAFMACSWGKFQVMGQYWRDFTYASPYALAISTVASEVGHYRLLVSYIEANRLQKAMAALSVDPEACRAFARAYNGPNYAQFNYHTKLATAMR comes from the coding sequence ATGACCATCATCGAACTGCAAAAAGCCATCGGCGTTCAGCCTGACGGCCTATGGGGCAATCGTTCGCGCGCGGCTTTGCTGCGTTGCTTTACCAGCCAAAACACCGGCGCGTTGGGCGAAGAGGGTATGGTCGAATTCGCCGCCCGCCTTGGCGTTTCGGTGCGGCAACTGGCCGCTGTCGCCAAGGTGGAGGCGGGAGGCAGCGGGTTTGACGCTGCCGGACGGCCCAAGATCCTGTTTGAGCGCCACAAGTTTCATCAATTCACCGGCGGACGCTATTCGGTTCGCCCCTTCAGCAATCCCCAGCCGGGCGGCTATGATCAAAGCAGTTGGGACAAATTGCTCGATGCCATCGCCACGGGCGAGGTCGATGCTGCTTTCATGGCCTGCTCATGGGGCAAATTTCAGGTCATGGGGCAATATTGGCGCGATTTCACCTATGCCTCGCCCTATGCGCTGGCCATCTCGACCGTCGCCTCCGAGGTCGGTCATTATCGCTTGCTGGTGTCCTATATCGAGGCCAACCGGCTGCAAAAGGCCATGGCCGCCCTCTCCGTCGATCCCGAGGCGTGCCGCGCCTTTGCCCGCGCCTATAACGGGCCGAATTACGCCCAATTCAATTATCACACCAAACTGGCCACCGCGATGCGTTGA
- a CDS encoding glutamate synthase subunit beta, with protein MGKETGFLELDRQDRTYADPAERVKHYKEFVIPHAEPALKAQASRCMNCGIPYCHNGCPVNNIIPDWNHLVYEGDWQNALEVLHSTNNFPEFTGRICPAPCEAACTLNIVDQPVTIKSIECAIVDKGWENGWITAQVAAKKSGKSVAVVGSGPAGLAAAQQLARAGHSVTVFEKNDRVGGLMRYGIPDFKMEKHLINRRMVQMEAEGVAFRTSVEVGVHVSVESLKENFDAIVLAGGAEDPRPLNIPGYEMQGVRFAMEFLTQQNKRVAGDDEIRAAPRGSLTATGKHVVVIGGGDTGSDCVGTSNRQGALSVTQLEIMPQPPVKENKALSWPNWPLKLRTSTSHEEGVAREFAVLTKRCVGENGVVTGLECVRVEWEGGKMVEVPGSEFTLKADLILLAMGFVGPRKQGLIDQAGVELDGRGNVKADTNSYRTSDEKIFACGDMRRGQSLVVWAIREGRQAARAVDEALMGVSELPR; from the coding sequence ATGGGCAAGGAAACCGGCTTTCTCGAGCTTGACCGTCAGGACCGCACCTATGCGGATCCGGCGGAGCGCGTGAAGCATTACAAGGAATTCGTGATCCCGCATGCCGAGCCTGCGCTCAAAGCCCAGGCCTCGCGCTGCATGAATTGCGGCATTCCCTATTGTCACAATGGCTGTCCGGTGAACAACATCATCCCGGACTGGAACCATCTGGTCTATGAGGGCGATTGGCAGAATGCGCTGGAAGTGCTGCATTCGACCAACAATTTCCCCGAGTTCACGGGCCGCATCTGCCCCGCACCTTGCGAGGCAGCCTGCACGCTGAACATCGTGGACCAGCCGGTGACGATCAAGTCGATCGAATGCGCCATCGTCGACAAGGGCTGGGAAAACGGCTGGATCACCGCACAGGTGGCGGCCAAGAAGTCCGGCAAGTCGGTGGCTGTGGTGGGTTCGGGCCCGGCGGGTCTGGCCGCGGCCCAGCAACTGGCGCGCGCGGGCCATTCCGTCACGGTGTTTGAAAAGAACGACCGCGTGGGCGGGCTGATGCGTTACGGCATTCCCGACTTCAAAATGGAAAAGCACCTCATCAACCGCCGCATGGTGCAGATGGAAGCCGAAGGCGTGGCCTTCCGCACCTCGGTCGAGGTGGGTGTGCATGTTTCGGTCGAATCGCTGAAGGAAAACTTCGACGCCATCGTGCTGGCGGGCGGTGCGGAAGATCCGCGTCCCCTGAATATTCCGGGTTATGAAATGCAGGGCGTGCGCTTTGCCATGGAATTCCTGACCCAGCAGAACAAGCGCGTGGCGGGCGACGATGAAATCCGCGCCGCGCCGCGTGGCTCGCTGACCGCCACGGGCAAGCATGTCGTGGTGATCGGCGGCGGCGATACGGGCAGCGACTGCGTGGGCACGTCGAACCGTCAGGGCGCCCTGTCCGTCACCCAGCTGGAAATCATGCCCCAGCCGCCGGTGAAGGAAAACAAGGCGCTGAGCTGGCCCAACTGGCCGCTCAAGCTGCGCACCTCGACCAGCCATGAAGAAGGCGTGGCGCGCGAATTCGCCGTGCTGACCAAGCGCTGCGTGGGCGAAAACGGGGTTGTCACCGGCCTCGAATGCGTCCGCGTCGAATGGGAAGGCGGCAAGATGGTCGAGGTTCCCGGCAGCGAATTCACGCTCAAGGCCGATCTCATCCTGCTGGCCATGGGTTTTGTCGGCCCGCGCAAGCAGGGTCTGATCGATCAGGCCGGCGTGGAGTTGGACGGGCGCGGCAATGTGAAGGCCGACACCAATTCCTATCGCACCAGCGACGAGAAGATCTTTGCCTGCGGCGACATGCGCCGTGGCCAGAGCCTTGTTGTCTGGGCCATCCGCGAGGGCCGTCAGGCCGCCCGCGCGGTGGACGAAGCGCTGATGGGTGTTTCCGAATTGCCGCGCTGA
- the gltB gene encoding glutamate synthase large subunit: MGFPEPQGLYDSRNEHDACGVGFVAHIKGEKSHAIITQALEILKNIDHRGAVGADPLLGDGAGILIQIPDALLRDWAVGAGLTLPQPGDYAVAMCFLPRDEAGRNFVVEFFEKFIAKEGQTLIGWRDVPVNTDGLGKAVLESMPVIRQCIIGRGEHCADQDAFERKLLAIRKQTQNPLAALAEKHGLPSLTELYMPSISTRTIVYKGLLLATQVGSFYPDLSNPLCVSALGLVHQRFSTNTFPSWKLAHPFRFIAHNGEINTVRGNVNWINARRRSMQSELLGPDLDKMWPIIPHGQSDTASLDNALELLVAGGYPLVHAMMMLIPEAWAGNPLMDAKRRAFYEYHAALMEPWDGPAAVAFTDGRQIGATLDRNGLRPARFLVTDDDMVVMASESGVLPIPEEKIVRKWRLQPGRMLLIDFEQGRIIEDEEIKASLANAEPYEEWLESAQYNIKDLDVVEPELAQLPVETTTLLDRQQAFGYTQEDVSKFLEPMGRNGDDPIGSMGTDTPIAVLSRKSRLLYDYFKQNFAQVTNPPIDPIREELVMSLVSMIGPRPNLLGKEAGSHKRLEIDQPILTNEDVAKIRSVEAALDGAFRTATVDTTWDAKSGAEGLEQAIKEMCWAATEAVLADHNILILSDRAQGPDRIPMPALLATAAIHHHLVRQGLRMQAGLVVETGEAREVHHFCVLAGFGAEAINPYVAFETLEDIRVKKEFPLDRYQVKKNYIKAVGKGILKVMSKMGISTYQSYCGAQIFDAIGLSSSFINAYFTGTATTIEGAGLKEIAEETVRRHAAAYGDNPIYKNMLDVGGIYGYRIRGEEHAWTPANIASLQHAVRGNVPEKYKEFAETINDQAQRNLTIRGLLDFRKADKPLDISEVEPASEIVKRFATGAMSYGSISWEAHTTLAIAMNRIGGKSNTGEGGEDPIRFKPLENGDSLRSSIKQVASGRFGVTSEYLVNADDIQIKMAQGAKPGEGGQLPGDKVDKTIGKTRHSTPGVGLISPPPHHDIYSIEDLAQLIHDLKNVNTGARISVKLVSEVGVGTVAAGVSKARADHVTISGYEGGTGASPLTSLTHAGSPWEIGLAETQQTLMLNNLRSRICVQADGGLRTGRDVAVAALLGADEFGFATAPLIAAGCIMMRKCHLNTCPVGVATQDPVLRARFTGQPEHVINYFFFVAEELRAIMAEMGFKTLAEMVGRVDRLEPKRAIAHWKAEGIDLSRLLHKVPDGISPSLNWSETQDHGLAGALDNDLIVAASDALIEGKAVRIERKVINVNRTVGAMLSGEVAKRYGHAGLPDNTIHIALTGTAGQSFGAFLAHGVTLELTGDGNDYVGKGLSGGRVIVKQPDYVNREPTQNIIVGNTVLYGAISGEAFFSGVAGERFAVRNSGAIAVVEGTGDHGCEYMTGGVVVVLGKTGRNFAAGMSGGVAYVYDEAGNFADLVNPAQVDILPISAARDEEDGAGRPQQRTVSVYDLGMGDMLRHDAERLRILLERHKLHSGSKRAAELLEDWDNALAKFVKVMPRDYAKALRSFEAERQAAETVAAE, translated from the coding sequence ATGGGATTTCCAGAGCCCCAGGGCCTCTATGATTCGCGTAACGAGCACGATGCGTGCGGCGTAGGTTTTGTTGCCCATATCAAAGGCGAGAAAAGCCACGCCATTATTACGCAGGCACTGGAAATTCTGAAAAACATTGACCATCGCGGCGCGGTGGGCGCTGACCCGTTGCTGGGCGACGGCGCGGGCATCCTGATCCAGATCCCCGATGCGCTGCTGCGCGACTGGGCAGTTGGCGCGGGCCTGACCCTGCCCCAGCCCGGCGATTATGCGGTGGCCATGTGCTTCCTGCCGCGCGATGAGGCTGGCCGCAACTTTGTGGTTGAATTCTTTGAAAAGTTCATCGCCAAGGAAGGTCAGACCCTGATCGGCTGGCGCGATGTGCCGGTCAACACCGACGGCCTTGGCAAGGCTGTGCTCGAATCGATGCCGGTGATTCGCCAGTGCATCATCGGCCGCGGCGAACATTGCGCCGATCAGGACGCGTTCGAGCGCAAGCTGCTGGCGATCCGCAAGCAGACGCAGAACCCGCTGGCGGCGCTGGCCGAAAAGCACGGCCTGCCCAGCCTGACCGAACTGTATATGCCCAGCATCTCGACCCGCACCATCGTGTACAAGGGTCTGCTGCTGGCCACGCAGGTCGGCAGCTTTTACCCCGACCTGTCGAACCCGCTCTGCGTTTCGGCGCTGGGTCTGGTTCACCAGCGTTTTTCGACCAACACCTTCCCGAGCTGGAAGCTGGCGCATCCGTTCCGCTTCATCGCGCACAACGGCGAAATCAACACGGTTCGCGGCAATGTGAACTGGATCAACGCGCGCCGCCGCTCGATGCAGTCGGAACTGCTGGGTCCCGACCTCGACAAGATGTGGCCAATCATCCCGCATGGCCAGTCCGACACGGCCAGCCTCGACAATGCGCTCGAACTGCTGGTGGCGGGCGGTTATCCGCTGGTCCATGCGATGATGATGCTCATCCCCGAAGCATGGGCTGGCAACCCGCTGATGGATGCCAAGCGCCGCGCGTTCTATGAATATCATGCCGCGCTGATGGAGCCCTGGGACGGTCCGGCCGCCGTGGCCTTCACCGATGGCCGCCAGATCGGCGCGACGCTGGACCGCAACGGTCTGCGCCCCGCCCGTTTCCTCGTGACCGACGACGATATGGTGGTGATGGCTTCGGAAAGCGGCGTGCTGCCGATTCCGGAAGAGAAGATCGTGCGCAAGTGGCGCCTGCAACCGGGCCGCATGCTGCTGATCGACTTTGAACAAGGCCGCATCATCGAGGACGAGGAAATCAAGGCCAGCCTCGCCAATGCCGAGCCCTATGAAGAGTGGCTGGAATCGGCCCAGTACAACATCAAGGACCTTGATGTCGTCGAGCCCGAACTGGCGCAATTGCCGGTGGAAACCACCACGCTGCTCGACCGCCAGCAGGCCTTTGGCTATACGCAGGAGGACGTGTCCAAGTTCCTCGAACCGATGGGCCGCAATGGCGATGATCCGATCGGCTCGATGGGCACCGACACGCCGATTGCCGTGCTCTCGCGCAAGTCGCGTCTGCTCTATGATTATTTCAAGCAGAACTTTGCGCAGGTGACCAACCCGCCGATCGACCCGATCCGCGAGGAACTGGTCATGTCGCTGGTGTCGATGATCGGTCCGCGTCCCAACCTGTTGGGCAAGGAAGCGGGCAGCCACAAGCGTCTGGAAATCGACCAGCCGATCCTGACCAACGAAGACGTGGCCAAGATCCGCAGCGTGGAAGCCGCGCTGGACGGCGCGTTCCGCACCGCCACGGTCGACACCACCTGGGACGCCAAGTCGGGCGCCGAAGGTCTGGAGCAGGCGATCAAGGAAATGTGCTGGGCGGCAACCGAAGCGGTGCTGGCCGATCACAACATCCTGATCCTGTCCGACCGTGCGCAGGGCCCGGATCGTATCCCGATGCCCGCGCTGCTGGCAACGGCCGCGATCCACCACCATCTGGTGCGTCAGGGTCTGCGTATGCAGGCGGGCCTTGTCGTAGAAACGGGCGAAGCGCGCGAAGTGCATCACTTCTGCGTTCTGGCCGGTTTCGGCGCCGAAGCGATCAACCCCTATGTGGCCTTTGAAACGCTGGAAGATATCCGCGTGAAGAAGGAGTTCCCGCTCGACCGTTATCAGGTCAAGAAGAACTACATCAAGGCGGTGGGCAAGGGCATCCTGAAGGTCATGTCCAAGATGGGCATCAGCACCTATCAGTCCTATTGCGGCGCGCAGATCTTTGACGCCATCGGTCTGTCGAGCAGCTTCATCAACGCTTACTTCACCGGCACGGCCACGACCATTGAGGGCGCGGGCCTGAAGGAGATCGCGGAAGAAACCGTGCGTCGCCACGCGGCGGCCTATGGCGATAACCCGATCTACAAGAACATGCTCGATGTGGGCGGCATCTACGGCTATCGCATCCGTGGCGAAGAACACGCCTGGACGCCCGCCAACATCGCCAGCCTGCAGCATGCGGTTCGCGGCAATGTTCCTGAAAAGTACAAGGAATTTGCCGAGACGATCAATGATCAGGCCCAGCGCAACCTGACCATCCGTGGTCTGCTGGACTTCCGCAAGGCCGATAAGCCGCTGGACATCAGCGAGGTTGAACCGGCCAGCGAAATCGTCAAGCGTTTCGCCACCGGCGCGATGAGCTATGGCTCGATCAGCTGGGAAGCGCATACGACGCTGGCGATCGCGATGAACCGTATCGGCGGCAAGTCGAACACCGGCGAAGGCGGCGAGGATCCGATCCGCTTCAAGCCGCTGGAAAACGGCGATTCGCTGCGCTCGTCGATCAAGCAGGTAGCATCGGGCCGCTTTGGCGTGACCAGCGAATATCTGGTCAATGCCGATGACATCCAGATCAAGATGGCTCAGGGCGCCAAGCCCGGCGAAGGCGGCCAGTTGCCCGGCGACAAGGTCGACAAGACCATCGGCAAGACCCGTCACTCGACCCCGGGTGTCGGCCTGATCTCGCCGCCGCCGCACCATGACATCTATTCGATCGAAGATCTGGCGCAGCTCATTCACGACCTCAAGAACGTGAACACCGGCGCGCGCATCTCGGTCAAGCTGGTGTCGGAAGTGGGCGTGGGCACCGTGGCTGCGGGCGTTTCCAAGGCGCGCGCCGATCATGTCACGATCTCGGGCTATGAAGGCGGGACCGGCGCTTCGCCGCTGACCTCGCTGACGCATGCCGGTTCGCCGTGGGAAATCGGCCTTGCCGAAACGCAGCAGACGCTGATGCTCAACAACCTGCGTTCGCGCATCTGTGTTCAGGCCGACGGCGGTCTGCGCACGGGCCGCGACGTGGCGGTGGCCGCGCTGCTGGGCGCCGACGAGTTCGGTTTCGCAACCGCTCCGCTGATCGCCGCAGGCTGCATCATGATGCGCAAGTGCCACCTGAACACCTGCCCGGTGGGCGTGGCAACGCAGGACCCTGTGCTGCGCGCGCGCTTCACCGGCCAGCCTGAGCATGTCATCAACTACTTCTTCTTCGTGGCCGAAGAACTGCGCGCCATCATGGCGGAGATGGGCTTCAAGACCCTCGCCGAAATGGTCGGCCGCGTGGACCGTCTGGAGCCCAAGCGCGCGATCGCGCACTGGAAGGCCGAAGGCATCGACCTGTCGCGTCTGCTGCACAAGGTTCCCGATGGCATCTCGCCCAGCCTGAACTGGAGCGAGACGCAGGATCACGGTCTGGCCGGCGCGCTGGACAATGACCTGATCGTCGCGGCCAGCGATGCGCTGATCGAGGGCAAGGCCGTGCGCATCGAGCGCAAGGTCATCAACGTCAACCGCACGGTCGGCGCGATGCTCTCGGGCGAAGTGGCCAAGCGTTATGGTCATGCGGGCCTGCCCGACAACACGATCCATATCGCGCTGACCGGCACGGCGGGTCAGTCGTTTGGCGCCTTCCTCGCGCATGGCGTGACGCTGGAGCTGACGGGCGACGGCAATGACTATGTGGGCAAGGGCCTGTCGGGCGGTCGCGTGATCGTCAAGCAGCCGGACTACGTCAACCGCGAGCCGACCCAGAACATCATCGTGGGCAACACGGTGCTCTATGGCGCGATCAGCGGCGAGGCCTTCTTCTCGGGCGTGGCGGGCGAGCGTTTCGCGGTGCGCAATTCGGGCGCGATCGCCGTTGTCGAAGGCACGGGCGATCACGGCTGCGAATATATGACCGGCGGCGTGGTCGTTGTGCTGGGCAAGACCGGGCGCAACTTTGCGGCCGGCATGTCGGGCGGCGTGGCCTATGTCTATGACGAGGCAGGCAACTTTGCCGATCTGGTCAACCCGGCTCAGGTCGACATCCTGCCGATCAGCGCGGCGCGCGATGAAGAGGATGGTGCAGGCCGTCCGCAACAGCGCACCGTTTCGGTCTATGACCTGGGCATGGGCGACATGCTGCGCCACGATGCCGAACGTCTGCGTATTCTGCTCGAACGTCACAAGCTCCACAGCGGCAGCAAGCGCGCGGCCGAATTGCTGGAAGACTGGGACAACGCGCTGGCCAAGTTCGTCAAGGTCATGCCGCGTGATTATGCCAAGGCGCTGCGCTCGTTTGAGGCAGAGCGTCAGGCCGCAGAAACTGTGGCCGCAGAATAA